One window of the Niallia circulans genome contains the following:
- a CDS encoding glycosyltransferase family 2 protein has translation MELISICICTRNRVDDLKSAIHSIYQSTYKNFEIIISDDSTNDESEKMVTEEFPKVKYIQGPQKGLCFNRNNALKLVSGSRVMFMDDDVIMSYDFLEKIINGLMKIEPAKRKRAIMTGIEINNGSEVYPNKIDFLGFQTKAYKKKEPLNTIIINSTIFPLQMFKKIQFDQQLVYGYDEVDIAARALALNYKIYLCKDAINNHYPSAINRDYYLPYKEASRIYVTFKKYYKLERSIAKALFYLGFCYVHMLGYQVKKNNIKAFSSTSNIMKRAIEYIRNLESEIAFYKEKEKENEI, from the coding sequence GTGGAATTAATATCCATTTGTATTTGTACTAGAAATAGAGTAGATGATTTGAAGAGTGCGATACATTCTATATATCAATCTACATACAAAAACTTTGAGATCATTATATCTGACGACAGTACAAATGATGAGTCGGAAAAAATGGTCACCGAGGAATTTCCAAAAGTTAAATATATACAGGGACCTCAGAAGGGACTTTGTTTTAATAGGAATAATGCATTAAAGCTTGTATCAGGATCGCGGGTTATGTTTATGGATGATGATGTTATCATGTCATATGATTTTCTAGAAAAAATCATAAATGGATTAATGAAGATAGAGCCCGCAAAACGCAAAAGGGCAATTATGACTGGAATAGAAATAAATAATGGTTCTGAAGTGTATCCGAACAAAATTGATTTTTTAGGGTTTCAGACTAAAGCGTATAAAAAAAAGGAGCCATTAAACACAATCATTATCAATAGTACTATCTTCCCTTTACAGATGTTTAAAAAAATTCAATTCGATCAACAGTTAGTTTATGGATATGATGAAGTTGATATAGCAGCTAGGGCACTTGCGCTAAATTATAAAATATATCTATGTAAAGATGCTATAAATAATCATTATCCCTCTGCAATTAATAGAGATTATTATCTGCCATATAAAGAAGCTTCTAGAATTTATGTAACATTTAAAAAGTATTATAAGCTTGAAAGAAGTATAGCAAAAGCGTTATTTTATTTAGGTTTTTGTTATGTTCACATGTTGGGCTATCAAGTTAAGAAAAACAATATAAAGGCGTTTTCCTCAACTTCTAATATTATGAAGAGAGCAATAGAGTATATAAGAAACTTAGAAAGTGAAATTGCATTTTACAAGGAAAAGGAAAAAGAGAATGAAATCTAA
- a CDS encoding glycosyltransferase, giving the protein MREFKVAIVGQIARWKGQDVFIKAAKLLHPKYPEIKFLIIGDVLFAKEEELQYKNHLIELAKDCNYIQFLGHRENVLALLKDIDILVHASTRAEPFGRVIIEGMASRKPVIAAGIGGPLEIIEDGVTGILYQPGNVEELASKLHRLIKDEDLYQSISNKGYETYQQKFNVLNTVSKVEEFIELVSNK; this is encoded by the coding sequence GTGAGGGAATTTAAAGTTGCTATTGTTGGTCAGATAGCTAGATGGAAAGGGCAAGACGTGTTCATTAAGGCAGCAAAGCTTTTGCACCCAAAGTACCCCGAGATCAAATTTTTGATAATTGGAGATGTATTGTTTGCGAAAGAAGAAGAACTTCAGTACAAGAATCATTTAATAGAATTAGCAAAGGATTGTAATTATATTCAGTTTCTAGGTCATAGAGAAAACGTTTTGGCATTACTGAAAGATATCGATATCCTAGTGCATGCTTCTACTAGAGCAGAGCCTTTTGGCAGGGTGATTATTGAAGGAATGGCTTCTAGAAAGCCAGTAATCGCAGCTGGGATAGGAGGACCGTTGGAAATTATTGAAGATGGAGTAACTGGAATCTTATATCAACCAGGAAATGTTGAAGAATTGGCTTCCAAATTGCACAGATTAATAAAAGATGAAGATCTATATCAATCTATTTCAAATAAAGGGTACGAGACATATCAGCAAAAGTTCAATGTTTTAAACACGGTTTCTAAAGTAGAAGAGTTTATAGAATTAGTTTCTAATAAATGA
- the gmd gene encoding GDP-mannose 4,6-dehydratase, protein MKSALITGITGQDGAYLAQLLLNKGYKVFGLLARRSTDTLWRLEYLQIKEEVVLVDGDMTDLSSLIRALQLAKPDEVYNLAAQSFVGTSWEQPVLTGNITGIGTVNILEAIRLTNPGIKFYQASTSEMFGLVQEEIQTEKTPFHPRSPYGAAKLYAHWMTINYRESYKMHTSCGILFNHESPLRGIEFVSRKITDAAARIKMGIQKELRLGNIEAKRDWGYAADYVEAMWLMLQQESGDDYVISSGRTTTVRRLCEIAFSYLDLNYQDYVVIDPQYYRPAEVDVLLGDSSKARRKLNWRAKTELEQMVKVMVDADVQRIRKELNSYPSLFPKLANL, encoded by the coding sequence TTGAAATCTGCACTGATTACTGGGATAACTGGTCAAGATGGAGCTTATTTAGCACAATTGCTATTAAATAAAGGATATAAAGTGTTTGGGTTACTGGCCAGAAGGAGTACAGATACATTATGGAGACTAGAGTATCTGCAAATTAAGGAAGAAGTGGTATTAGTTGACGGAGATATGACAGACCTGTCTTCTTTGATAAGAGCATTACAGTTAGCCAAACCTGATGAAGTATATAATTTAGCAGCGCAAAGCTTTGTTGGGACCTCTTGGGAACAGCCAGTATTAACAGGCAATATCACAGGTATAGGAACAGTGAATATTCTGGAGGCTATAAGGTTAACGAATCCAGGGATAAAATTCTATCAAGCATCAACAAGTGAAATGTTTGGATTAGTGCAGGAGGAGATTCAAACAGAAAAAACACCATTTCACCCTAGGAGCCCTTATGGAGCGGCTAAATTATACGCACACTGGATGACAATTAATTATCGAGAAAGCTATAAAATGCATACTTCTTGTGGCATTCTTTTCAATCATGAGTCGCCATTGAGGGGAATTGAATTTGTCAGCAGAAAAATCACAGATGCTGCGGCAAGAATAAAGATGGGGATACAAAAGGAATTGAGGCTGGGCAATATAGAAGCCAAAAGAGATTGGGGCTATGCAGCAGATTATGTAGAAGCAATGTGGCTAATGCTGCAACAAGAATCAGGAGATGATTACGTTATATCTTCTGGAAGAACAACAACTGTACGCAGACTTTGTGAAATCGCCTTTAGCTATCTTGATTTAAATTATCAAGACTATGTAGTGATAGATCCTCAATACTACCGTCCAGCAGAAGTAGATGTTCTCTTGGGAGATTCATCGAAAGCGAGAAGAAAGTTAAATTGGAGAGCGAAGACAGAGTTAGAGCAGATGGTAAAAGTAATGGTGGATGCGGATGTACAGAGAATAAGGAAAGAACTAAACAGCTATCCTTCTCTTTTTCCTAAATTAGCAAATTTATAG
- a CDS encoding glycosyltransferase family 4 protein, producing MTNRLFISIDFPPEKGGIQNYVYGLVSHLDPMKTVVLTSNRLGEDVYKEFDGKQSFPTYRIGFSNKVSIVKQVVQLFVLFFSIWSIKRNHHIKELHFGNIMPIGLVGPFASKWLKVKFYPYIHGLDFLESKTNPLKYKLLNYSLKHATKIICNSNYTKNVLIQSGIDESKLMVIHPGIHANLQSKKLHKEAVVTKYQLQDKFVLLTVGRLVERKGHDKVLEALKELVQDNPNIRYIICGKGPEREKLEAQIKKLQLEKFVIFTGAIDQNELEALYEAADLFIMLNRELKEQGDVEGYGIVFLEAGMHKLPVIGGNNGGVPDAVVNGTTGYLVNATDIQEVVNTIQRLQQDKRLIKEIGINGYKWVNSNCLWSSRVKLLDNLEG from the coding sequence ATGACCAATAGATTATTTATATCTATAGACTTTCCACCAGAAAAGGGGGGAATTCAAAACTATGTATATGGGCTTGTTTCTCATCTTGATCCTATGAAAACAGTGGTTTTAACTTCTAATAGATTAGGAGAGGACGTCTATAAAGAATTCGATGGCAAACAGTCCTTTCCAACGTATCGAATCGGATTTTCTAACAAGGTGTCCATAGTCAAACAAGTAGTGCAGCTATTTGTTTTATTTTTCTCTATTTGGTCCATTAAAAGAAACCATCATATAAAGGAACTCCATTTCGGAAATATAATGCCGATTGGATTAGTTGGTCCGTTCGCTAGTAAATGGTTAAAGGTAAAATTTTATCCTTATATTCATGGACTTGATTTTCTTGAGTCTAAGACCAATCCATTAAAGTATAAGTTACTAAATTATAGTTTAAAACATGCCACGAAAATAATATGTAATAGCAATTATACGAAAAATGTGCTGATACAATCAGGTATCGATGAAAGTAAGTTAATGGTCATTCATCCAGGAATCCATGCCAATCTTCAATCTAAAAAGTTACATAAAGAAGCAGTAGTAACTAAGTACCAACTCCAGGATAAATTTGTTTTGTTAACAGTTGGTCGACTAGTAGAGCGTAAAGGCCATGATAAAGTACTAGAAGCATTAAAGGAGCTTGTGCAAGATAATCCGAATATTAGATATATTATTTGTGGCAAGGGGCCAGAACGTGAAAAGTTAGAAGCACAGATAAAGAAATTACAATTAGAGAAGTTTGTAATTTTTACAGGGGCCATAGATCAGAACGAATTGGAAGCATTATATGAGGCAGCGGATTTATTTATTATGTTGAATAGGGAATTGAAAGAGCAAGGAGATGTAGAAGGCTACGGGATCGTCTTTTTAGAAGCGGGCATGCATAAATTGCCAGTTATAGGAGGAAACAACGGAGGAGTGCCAGATGCAGTAGTGAATGGAACGACTGGCTACCTAGTAAATGCTACAGATATTCAAGAGGTAGTAAACACGATTCAGAGGTTACAGCAAGATAAGCGGCTAATAAAGGAAATAGGGATAAATGGATATAAGTGGGTTAATAGCAATTGTTTATGGTCGAGTAGAGTGAAGCTCTTAGACAACCTAGAGGGATAA
- a CDS encoding glycosyltransferase yields the protein MHIVVISHACVTDINQQIYAEMEKMGHKVDLIVPSNFIAPGLTDKPISVKRWPAFSGRILQIPIYFNKSIPLHFYKKSLKQFFQSNKPDVVYVAEEPYSISCFQILKSALKYTKAIGFYSAQNIKKDYPFLFRKMERYVYKNSSLAVSISEDVTSVLKEKGFKNQICQVPLGVDEDHFHISADLREEARMEANIPSNAYVIGFAGRLVKEKGIDLLIRAYSSIYKKISNMYLLIVGRGPLIDELKKLAIEMGVKERVIFINKAVHSEMPKWFNGMDIHVLPSITMPNWREQFGRVLIEAAACGVPSIGSSSGEIPIVLDSLGMENVFEEGNIAQLTKEILKVAQKTSNSLDIREFSIAKYGNKGIAARLVSAFEKVM from the coding sequence ATGCATATAGTAGTCATTAGTCATGCTTGTGTTACAGATATCAACCAGCAAATATATGCGGAAATGGAGAAAATGGGACATAAAGTTGATTTAATAGTACCTAGTAATTTTATTGCTCCAGGGCTTACTGATAAGCCAATTTCAGTTAAAAGATGGCCGGCATTTAGTGGAAGAATTCTACAAATCCCAATATATTTTAATAAAAGTATTCCACTCCATTTCTATAAAAAAAGTTTAAAACAATTTTTTCAAAGTAATAAGCCAGATGTTGTCTATGTTGCGGAAGAACCCTATTCAATTAGTTGTTTTCAAATTTTAAAAAGTGCTTTAAAATACACCAAAGCAATTGGATTTTATTCGGCACAAAATATAAAAAAAGACTATCCCTTCTTATTTCGAAAGATGGAAAGGTATGTTTATAAAAACTCCTCTCTTGCAGTAAGCATTAGTGAAGATGTTACATCAGTATTAAAAGAAAAAGGATTTAAAAATCAGATTTGCCAAGTTCCTCTAGGAGTAGATGAAGACCACTTTCATATTTCTGCAGATTTAAGAGAAGAGGCAAGAATGGAAGCGAATATACCATCTAATGCCTATGTAATAGGATTTGCTGGCCGTCTTGTAAAGGAAAAAGGTATTGATCTATTAATTAGAGCATATAGTTCCATTTATAAAAAAATAAGTAATATGTACTTGTTAATTGTAGGAAGAGGACCTTTAATAGATGAGTTGAAAAAATTAGCAATAGAAATGGGTGTGAAAGAAAGAGTCATTTTTATAAATAAGGCTGTTCATTCCGAAATGCCTAAATGGTTTAATGGGATGGATATTCATGTTCTGCCTTCTATTACAATGCCTAACTGGCGAGAGCAGTTTGGCAGGGTTTTAATTGAGGCCGCTGCATGCGGGGTACCTTCTATTGGAAGTTCTAGTGGAGAGATTCCTATTGTACTAGATAGCTTAGGGATGGAAAACGTATTTGAAGAAGGAAATATAGCACAACTTACTAAGGAGATATTAAAAGTAGCTCAGAAAACAAGTAATTCATTAGATATTAGAGAATTCTCTATAGCCAAATATGGAAATAAGGGGATTGCTGCTCGATTAGTGAGCGCTTTTGAAAAGGTTATGTAA
- a CDS encoding glycosyltransferase family 4 protein, giving the protein MKKKLAIVAHNINNRGGMEIHLSEMIRRLSNEYEITVIASELSGEFSEVKFIKIPVPQRPVFLKSVLFAVIASLVLFIKKYDLVHTTGAIVFNRVDMSTIHFCHRAYRTLGLNDRLKHTKSFAHKINSWLQGNFALWMEGVCYQPDRIPHLVVVSEHVKKEVLKHFLYKEDDISIIYNGVDVSAFRPASIEEKKHYKKKLGIPTEALVFVFVGGDWSRKGLRILLEAFQELLSRNAELKAKVLVVGKGDKSAILKDFSKEVTDHIIFHGFKENPADLYRLSDIYVLPSLYETFSIASLEAGACGLPVIMTSVGIANIIAEDNITGYTVDRNKESVLEAMEKLALNPELRDKMSFQVRQRSLNITWDDTYKLFQKQYENLIDVS; this is encoded by the coding sequence ATGAAAAAGAAACTAGCGATTGTTGCCCATAACATAAACAATAGAGGTGGAATGGAAATTCATCTCTCAGAGATGATTAGGCGACTAAGTAATGAATATGAGATCACTGTTATTGCTTCTGAATTAAGTGGGGAATTTAGCGAAGTTAAATTCATAAAAATTCCAGTTCCACAGAGACCTGTTTTTCTAAAAAGTGTACTTTTTGCGGTTATAGCAAGTCTTGTTTTGTTTATTAAAAAATATGATTTAGTTCATACAACAGGTGCAATAGTTTTTAACCGAGTAGATATGTCTACTATTCATTTTTGCCATCGGGCATATAGAACTCTTGGACTAAATGATCGTCTCAAACATACAAAATCATTTGCTCATAAAATAAATTCTTGGCTACAAGGCAATTTTGCTTTATGGATGGAAGGGGTTTGTTATCAGCCAGACCGTATTCCGCATCTAGTAGTCGTTTCTGAACATGTTAAAAAAGAAGTTTTAAAGCATTTTCTTTATAAAGAAGATGATATAAGTATTATTTATAACGGGGTTGATGTTTCAGCTTTTAGACCAGCATCTATTGAAGAGAAAAAGCATTATAAGAAAAAATTAGGAATTCCTACAGAGGCTTTAGTATTCGTTTTTGTTGGTGGGGATTGGTCAAGGAAAGGTCTAAGAATTCTATTAGAGGCTTTTCAAGAATTATTATCGAGGAATGCAGAACTAAAGGCAAAAGTATTAGTAGTAGGAAAAGGGGACAAATCAGCAATATTGAAAGATTTTTCTAAGGAGGTAACCGATCATATTATTTTTCACGGCTTCAAAGAGAATCCAGCCGATTTATATAGATTGTCAGATATATATGTTCTCCCTAGCTTATATGAAACGTTTAGCATTGCATCATTGGAAGCAGGGGCATGTGGTTTACCAGTCATTATGACTTCTGTTGGTATTGCTAATATAATTGCCGAAGATAACATTACAGGGTATACCGTTGACAGAAATAAGGAATCGGTTTTAGAAGCAATGGAAAAATTAGCATTAAATCCAGAATTAAGAGACAAGATGTCATTCCAAGTTAGACAACGATCGCTAAATATCACTTGGGATGATACGTATAAGTTATTTCAAAAGCAATATGAGAATTTAATTGATGTGTCTTAA
- a CDS encoding glycosyltransferase family 2 protein, protein METSVIIPTYKRTNDLKRCLEGLCRQLHKPDEVIVVVRDTDNQTASFLKDYQSIISIKQAIVTRPGQVAALNEGLQQAAGEFICILDDDTVPHTHWLQKIIDIFKSSEQIGGVGGRDWVVHGNHKEVERKDPVGKVQWFGRVIGNHHLGYGEARDVDVLKGANMSFRRKAIAGLSFDERLLGQGAQIHNDMAFSLSVRKRGWRLVYDPEAAVDHYPAPRFDLDQRGEFNKEAYLQGVFNETLILSEYMSNPIRKLLYIGWSIMIGTSDRPGILQLIRLLKKNPKSNFQKFSVNIHTRLGVQKKLKTIVRS, encoded by the coding sequence ATGGAAACGTCGGTAATTATCCCGACCTATAAGCGGACAAATGATTTAAAAAGATGTTTAGAGGGATTATGCAGACAACTTCATAAACCTGATGAAGTAATAGTGGTAGTTCGTGATACAGATAACCAAACTGCAAGCTTTCTAAAAGACTATCAATCTATTATTTCTATTAAACAAGCAATCGTAACTCGACCAGGTCAAGTTGCCGCATTAAACGAAGGGCTGCAGCAGGCTGCAGGAGAATTCATTTGTATATTAGATGATGATACAGTGCCGCATACTCACTGGCTTCAAAAGATAATCGATATATTTAAAAGTTCTGAGCAAATTGGCGGGGTCGGTGGGCGTGACTGGGTAGTTCACGGCAACCACAAAGAAGTGGAAAGGAAAGATCCTGTTGGAAAAGTACAATGGTTTGGTCGTGTCATTGGAAATCACCATCTAGGGTATGGAGAAGCTCGTGATGTAGATGTTTTAAAAGGAGCAAACATGAGCTTTCGCCGTAAGGCAATTGCTGGATTATCTTTTGATGAAAGATTATTAGGGCAGGGAGCACAAATACATAATGATATGGCATTTAGTTTAAGTGTAAGAAAGCGGGGATGGAGGCTGGTATATGACCCGGAAGCAGCAGTGGATCATTATCCAGCTCCGCGATTTGATCTCGATCAGAGAGGGGAATTTAATAAGGAAGCGTATTTACAAGGGGTATTTAATGAAACTTTGATCTTATCTGAATATATGTCAAATCCGATCCGAAAATTATTATACATAGGATGGTCTATAATGATTGGTACATCTGACAGACCGGGAATATTACAACTTATTCGACTTTTAAAGAAAAATCCAAAATCCAACTTCCAAAAATTCTCCGTAAATATTCATACTCGATTAGGAGTTCAAAAAAAATTAAAAACCATAGTAAGGAGTTAA
- a CDS encoding sugar transferase, with translation MLIKEQKAYLLFKRVFDILCAIIGLLILSVLFFIIGLLIKLEDKQGSVFFKQTRIGKDGKPFEMYKFRSMVSNAEDLKASLMDKNEATGPVFKIKDDPRVTRIGKFIRKTSIDELPQLINVLKGEMSLVGPRPSLPQEVAAYSSYERQRLKVVPGITCYWQVGGRSSLSFSEWVELDLKYIRERNLFIDFKLIIKTFFVLFGSKDAF, from the coding sequence GTGCTGATCAAAGAGCAGAAAGCTTATCTTCTTTTCAAAAGGGTCTTCGACATTCTCTGTGCCATCATAGGGCTGCTTATACTTTCGGTATTATTTTTCATTATTGGGTTATTAATAAAGCTCGAGGACAAACAGGGATCAGTCTTTTTTAAACAGACGAGAATTGGAAAAGACGGAAAACCCTTTGAGATGTATAAGTTCCGTTCTATGGTATCCAATGCAGAAGACCTTAAAGCCTCGTTAATGGATAAAAATGAGGCTACTGGTCCTGTGTTTAAAATAAAGGACGATCCAAGAGTAACAAGAATCGGCAAATTTATCCGCAAGACTAGTATCGATGAACTTCCACAGTTAATAAATGTTTTAAAAGGAGAAATGAGTTTAGTAGGACCAAGGCCTTCCCTTCCCCAAGAAGTTGCTGCCTATTCATCATATGAAAGACAAAGATTAAAGGTAGTTCCAGGCATCACCTGCTATTGGCAAGTTGGTGGAAGAAGCAGTCTTAGTTTTAGTGAATGGGTAGAGCTTGATCTTAAATATATAAGAGAAAGAAACCTATTTATTGATTTTAAGTTAATCATTAAAACCTTTTTTGTCCTATTTGGATCAAAGGATGCGTTTTGA
- a CDS encoding CpsD/CapB family tyrosine-protein kinase, with translation MSPLPKRKSKLERVSNLLSHLKPKSPIREQYHAIRASIQLAINENQIKTLAIVSGEESEGKSTFSANLAIAFAEVGKRVLLVDSNFRHPTLHTSFEENNEIGLSTILVNRDRLEECVIETPIDHLDLLTSGPVPPNPSELLGSPAMEVLVSNVSHQYDMVIFDTPSLVSVADSLLLSNISDGVLMVVRSNKNNIETVEFTRDMLSNSKAIFLGAVLNDERVSKRQRKKVRIN, from the coding sequence ATGTCACCACTACCGAAACGGAAATCTAAATTAGAAAGGGTAAGTAATCTATTATCCCACCTAAAACCCAAATCGCCAATCAGAGAACAATACCATGCAATACGTGCTAGCATTCAGTTAGCTATTAATGAAAATCAGATTAAAACCTTAGCAATTGTATCAGGAGAAGAATCAGAAGGAAAATCTACCTTTTCTGCTAATCTAGCAATTGCCTTTGCAGAGGTAGGAAAAAGAGTTCTTCTTGTAGACTCCAATTTTCGTCATCCAACATTACACACATCATTTGAAGAAAATAATGAAATTGGTTTAAGCACTATACTAGTAAACAGGGATAGGCTAGAAGAATGTGTAATAGAAACACCTATTGACCATCTTGACCTGTTAACGAGTGGACCTGTGCCTCCTAACCCATCAGAATTACTCGGTTCACCTGCAATGGAGGTGTTAGTAAGTAACGTATCCCACCAGTACGATATGGTTATATTTGATACGCCATCACTAGTATCTGTCGCTGATTCTTTATTACTATCGAATATATCAGACGGGGTATTAATGGTTGTGCGCAGCAATAAAAACAATATAGAAACCGTTGAATTTACACGGGATATGCTTTCGAATTCTAAAGCGATTTTTTTAGGTGCAGTGCTTAATGATGAGCGTGTGAGTAAAAGGCAGCGTAAAAAAGTGAGAATAAACTAG
- a CDS encoding YveK family protein, whose protein sequence is MEGIKSVKEILAILKKRMLLIMMVSIGAGIVSGLYTNYKITPLYQSSSQLLVNKNIEKVVDVSELDVRSNMDLIDTYIVIIRNPVILNDVVEKLQLPITAEQLSSQIQVAKQDSTQVLNVTTTDTNPERAAKITNTTITTFLEKLPSLMKVNNVQIMNEAIVNEKPISPSITVNIAIAVALGGIMGVGLVLLFAFLDTTVRSKSDLEKLNIKVVGTLSAISEKDRIPQSLMESLKAERRSLNVTTTETEI, encoded by the coding sequence TTGGAAGGAATAAAGTCGGTTAAAGAGATTTTAGCTATTTTGAAAAAAAGAATGTTACTTATTATGATGGTATCCATTGGAGCTGGCATTGTAAGCGGCTTATATACTAATTATAAAATAACGCCACTCTATCAAAGCAGCTCACAGCTTTTGGTTAATAAGAATATTGAAAAAGTCGTTGATGTCAGTGAACTGGATGTAAGATCCAATATGGATTTAATCGATACATATATTGTTATTATCAGAAATCCAGTCATCTTAAATGATGTGGTTGAAAAGCTCCAATTACCAATAACGGCAGAGCAATTAAGTAGTCAAATCCAAGTTGCTAAACAAGATTCTACACAAGTTTTAAATGTAACAACTACAGACACTAATCCAGAACGAGCTGCAAAAATTACCAATACTACTATTACTACTTTTTTAGAAAAATTGCCATCCCTAATGAAGGTTAATAATGTGCAAATAATGAATGAAGCAATAGTAAATGAAAAGCCAATCAGCCCTAGTATAACTGTTAATATAGCAATTGCGGTTGCTTTAGGGGGGATTATGGGAGTGGGATTAGTCTTATTATTTGCCTTTTTGGATACGACCGTAAGATCAAAATCAGATTTAGAAAAATTAAATATAAAGGTAGTTGGAACGCTATCTGCTATTTCTGAAAAAGACAGAATCCCTCAATCACTTATGGAATCCTTAAAAGCAGAAAGGAGATCGTTAAATGTCACCACTACCGAAACGGAAATCTAA
- a CDS encoding mechanosensitive ion channel family protein, protein MGNLQVWSQSERFITAFQRFNWIDLGIALLIFLVFLGFRKLFTKYIYKLILALVKKLPVDIVSKIFLAYERPLRWFWVILGTYLALTYLPFPITTFNFVQQVFRSFIIALIGWGIFNYFSDQSNPFERMISRTKLDADSMLIPFLGRVFRMLVVIFTAVSILDTWHIQIGAFVAGLGVAGLAFSLAAQDTVANFFGGVVIITEKPFAKGDWIQTPSVEGTVEDISFRSTQIRTFADTIVTVPNSKLSNEAITNWSKMSKRRIDYELAISYRTPNEKLKTALKEIEAMLHAHPGVHPDTIMVRFTDFRDYSLGVFVYFFTKTTVWAEYLAVKEDTNLQILSILEKHGIEIALPSQQIYLPEKEDGKKLMTGE, encoded by the coding sequence ATGGGTAATTTGCAAGTGTGGTCACAATCAGAGCGATTTATAACTGCTTTTCAGCGGTTTAACTGGATTGATTTAGGTATCGCTTTGTTAATCTTTTTAGTTTTCTTAGGTTTTAGAAAGCTATTTACTAAGTACATTTATAAATTAATCTTAGCATTGGTAAAAAAATTACCTGTAGATATTGTTTCAAAAATTTTCTTAGCATATGAAAGGCCCCTACGCTGGTTCTGGGTCATACTTGGAACTTATTTGGCTTTAACTTACTTACCATTCCCGATTACAACCTTTAACTTTGTTCAACAAGTTTTTAGATCGTTTATAATCGCTTTAATTGGCTGGGGAATTTTTAATTACTTTTCCGATCAATCGAATCCGTTTGAACGAATGATTTCGCGAACAAAATTAGATGCTGATAGTATGCTTATTCCATTCTTAGGAAGAGTTTTCCGCATGCTTGTCGTTATCTTTACGGCTGTGAGTATTCTAGATACATGGCATATTCAAATTGGCGCCTTTGTCGCTGGTCTCGGAGTTGCAGGTCTTGCCTTCTCCTTAGCTGCACAGGACACGGTTGCTAACTTCTTCGGCGGGGTTGTCATTATTACCGAAAAGCCGTTTGCAAAGGGAGATTGGATTCAGACGCCTTCTGTAGAAGGAACTGTTGAGGATATCTCCTTCCGTAGTACACAAATTCGGACATTTGCGGATACAATCGTGACAGTTCCAAACTCGAAGCTTTCCAATGAAGCAATTACAAACTGGTCAAAGATGTCAAAACGACGAATTGATTATGAACTAGCCATTTCCTATCGTACACCAAATGAAAAGCTCAAAACAGCATTAAAAGAAATTGAAGCTATGCTTCATGCACATCCAGGTGTACATCCTGATACGATAATGGTTCGATTTACCGATTTCCGCGATTATTCATTAGGAGTCTTTGTCTACTTTTTTACGAAGACAACTGTTTGGGCTGAATACTTAGCGGTGAAAGAAGATACAAATTTACAGATACTTAGCATTCTAGAGAAACATGGAATTGAAATTGCCTTGCCTAGTCAGCAGATTTACTTGCCGGAGAAAGAGGATGGGAAGAAATTGATGACTGGGGAGTAA
- a CDS encoding YesL family protein — MDGLFARVYHGSQIVAKLMYVNALWVGGIILGGGIFGLFPATIALFSVVRKWIMGDKDLPIIATFWRYYKSDFKRANILGYALSLIGFFLYFDLRFFQTEMNPGYGIISLIFLSLLFWFCVVLLYIFPVYVHYDFSLVQYVKHAIILSFARPLQTMAMLVGIIAVYLLFQYIPGLVFFIGGSLLAYILMFLASFSFARG; from the coding sequence ATGGATGGACTTTTTGCTCGAGTGTACCATGGGAGTCAGATAGTCGCAAAATTAATGTATGTAAATGCGCTTTGGGTTGGCGGAATCATACTTGGAGGGGGTATATTCGGCTTATTCCCAGCCACTATCGCTTTGTTTTCGGTTGTGAGAAAATGGATTATGGGAGATAAAGACCTTCCAATTATAGCGACATTTTGGCGTTACTATAAATCGGATTTTAAAAGAGCCAATATATTAGGCTATGCCTTATCCCTAATAGGGTTTTTTCTCTATTTTGATTTGAGGTTTTTTCAGACAGAAATGAATCCAGGTTATGGAATTATTAGTCTGATATTTTTATCCTTACTGTTTTGGTTTTGTGTGGTCTTATTATATATTTTCCCTGTATATGTCCATTATGATTTTTCGCTAGTTCAATATGTCAAACACGCCATTATTCTTTCCTTTGCACGCCCTCTCCAAACGATGGCCATGCTAGTTGGAATTATCGCTGTCTATTTGTTGTTTCAATATATACCGGGGCTAGTGTTTTTTATAGGTGGAAGTTTACTAGCGTATATTTTAATGTTTTTAGCGTCTTTTTCGTTTGCGAGAGGCTGA